The Culex pipiens pallens isolate TS chromosome 2, TS_CPP_V2, whole genome shotgun sequence DNA window tagaaatttgatttggccactatttttgatacatccaatgtaacagtcacatttttgcatatatgttcgataataagctttcccttaatgcttacatactcaaaattctcaaaaatgtttaaatattaattagacgggcatttgaaaaacctatcaaagtcaccccgggctatcaaagtcaccccagtttacggtacactgAACCCCCggggttggtcactttttcgtttgacacttttttagtttgtaccctgttggttggtcaaagttgaaccatggcgggcgccgttggtggccaatgactgttacctattcgcaactgatcttgttttggAAGTCATGGTGTtatatcttttcagcgcattcatacatgctgttgataagggaaataccacttgatagtcgaagcctatgatcagtagtgctgaaaggatattacggttctgttcagcaacggagaaggacaaccatgggtggtctctcatgctcatgctcatgctcatgttggttggtcaaagttgaACTATAAagcagggggtagcgaagaagccgccaacttggaagttcagataacaaacactaagaatcagtattatacatattactttggtaacacgaagtgtgttatcctggttaaactcaaaagtatcatgcaaatgtgtaaaaccaaactgaaaaatgtgtaatgccgattcttAGTGTACGGGTGCACTGTTTGATCgacccaaaagaaaaaaagcaaaaaaaaaaaaaaaaaaacagaaacatcacttttttcgatatgaattttcagccaatattgggatggaatctccaaGGATGTGATAGAATTtaccatcagcaacacaattcacgtgttttgacgaagaacttcgtcttagggctttatacagggtagcaatccaaaatttcgcgaagcgaaatgaaacgCTTTGGTTTCAtcttcccctctcggcaaatttcccctcttcttagcgcacgctggttggttgaacaaacgtttcccaatcagtcaatcgagagacgtgagattgatgtatctaaaatcacccccactctacctcataattttcggatcgtcgacgcggcaaaaagcgaataaggagatgtaggagaatgggtgcaaaaaggcggggcatacgtcccccATCTAAATTAACAAAACGCGGCTcagtcggtcccgaaaattcattctgttgctggacgtcgacgagtcaacatcaggagcagatggcctggaggcccggtagcagacggcttggaggcccgggagcagatggcttgaaGACCCtagagcagatggcctggaggcatggacacgccaagacatgccagccggcatgagcgggaGTTGATTATTGGAACTGgcaaccacctggagtggccggaggccccggggatgttccgataaggggacatttgcggaaccataagagttggggcaatatgggtatcaaactttagggattttgatactggacatgaaatttgacattttggcagtagtattccaccacttggagtggccggaggccccggggatgttccgataagggaacatttgcggaaccataagagttggggcaatatgggtatcaaacctaagggattttgatactggacatgaaatttgacattttggcagtaatggccaccacctggagtggccggaggccccggggatgttccgataaggggacatttgcggaaccataagagttggggcaatatgggtatcaaactttagggattttgatactggacatgaaatttgacattttggcagtaatggccaccacctggagtggccggaggccccggggatgttccgataaggggacatttgcggaaccataagagttggggcaatatgggtatcaaactttagggattttgatactggacatgaaatttgacattttggcagtaatggccaccacctggagtggccggaggccccggggatgatccgataaggggacatttgcggaaccataagagttggggcaatatgggtatcaaactttagagattttgatactggacatggaatttgacattttggcagtagtattccaccacttggagtggccggaggccccggggatgttccgataaggggacatttgcggaaccataagagttggggcaatatgggtatcaaacttaagggattttgatactggacatgaaatttgacattttggcagtaatggccaccacctggagtggccggaggccccggggatgttccgataaggggacatttgcggaaccataagagttggggcaatatgggtatcaaactttagggattttgatactggacatgaaatttgacattttggcagtaatggccaccacctggagtggccggaggccccggggatgttccgataaggggacatttgcggaaccataagagttggggcaatatgggtatcaaactttagagattttgatactggacatggaatttgacattttggcagtagtattccaccacttggagtggccggaggccccggggatgttccgataaggggacatttgcggaaccataagagttggggcaatatgggtatcaaacttaagggattttgatactggacatgaaatttgacattttggcagtaatggccaccacctggagtggccggaggccctggggatgttccgataaggggacatttgcgaaaccatatgagttggggcaatatgggtatcaaactttagggattttgatactggacatgaaatttgacatttttgcagtagtggccaccacctggagtggccggaggccccggggatgttccgataaggggacatttggcggaaccataagagttggggcaatatgggtatcaaactttagggattttgatactggacatgaaatttgacattttggcagtaatggccaccacctggagtggccggaggccccggggatgttccgataaggggacatttgcggaaccataagagttggggcaatatgggtatcaaactttagagattttgatactggacatggaatttgacattttggcagtagtattccaccacttggagtggccggaggccccggggatgttccgataaggggacatttgcggaaccataagagttggggcaatatgggtatcaaacttaagggattttgatactggacatgaaatttgacattttggcagtaatggccaccacctggagtggccggaggccccggggatgttccgataaggggacatttgcggaaccataagagttggggcaatatgggtatcaaactttagggattttgatactggacatgaaatttgacattttggcagtaatggccaccacctggagtggccggaggccccggggatgttccgataaggggacatttgcggaaccataagagttggggcaatatgggtatcaaactttagggattttgatactggacatgaaatttgacattttggcagtaatggccaccacctggagtggccggaggccccggggatgttccgataaggggacatttgcggaaccataagagttggggcaatatgggtatcaaactttagagattttgatactggacatggaatttgacattttggcagtagtattccaccacttggagtggccggaggccccggggatgttccgataaggggacatttgcggaaccataagagttggggcaatatgggtatcaaacttaagggattttgatactggacatgaaatttgacattttggcagtaatggccaccacctggagtggccggaggccccggggatgttccgataaggggacatttgcggaaccataagagttggggcaatatgggtatcaaactttagggattttaaTACTGGACAtggaatttgacattttggcagttgtggccaccacctggagtggccggaggccccggggatgttccgataaggggacatttggcggaaccataagagttggggcaatatgggtatcaaactttagggattttgatactggacacgaaatttgacattttggcagtaatggccaccacctggagtggccggaggccccggggatgttccgataaggggacatttgcggaaccataagagttggggcaatatgggtatcaaactttagggattttgatactggacatgaaatttgatattttggcagttgtggccaccacctggagtggccggaggccccggggatgttccgataaggggacatttgcggaaccataagagttggggcaatatgggtatcaaacttaagggattttgatactggacatgaaatttgacattttggcagtaatggccaccacctggagtggccggaagccccgggggatgttccgataaggggacatttgcgaaaccatatgagttggggcaatatgggtatcaaactttagggattttgatactggacatgaaatttgacattttggcagttgtggccaccacctggagtaaAAACAaaagtagtgtgtgtgaactccgtgtaaaaggagtGTCAAACTAATAAGTgggttcgtttgacaacagttggtgtcaaaccatcggggtttcagtgtatcTGACAATTGTACCAACCTCATAAGATGAAGTGCTGCTCCGAAGTCTTCGATAGTTTGAGACTCACTCAGTGCGATGGCCACCTTCTCAACACCCCCGAGGGGAGCAAGTGCATCCCTAGCTTTACTGCCAAACAGTTTTTCCAAATAATTTGGGCCGTGGGATGCAAGTAAGCTCTGTAGAAAGGATGCTGTTTCTTCCACTGGGGGCCGCTtagctgaaaaaaaacattaatgttTTAGCAATTGAAAAAAgcacgcccaagcctcccaaaaaaggtggagcggttacttcaactcgctggttctcggtcattactcaaccaatcgggacgattcttgtttccagtgatttgtaagaatgtctagatgatcctaaaattttgcagaacttgatttgaacaaatctgtaatttatgtgaccgaaaacatcgttccaccttttttaaaaagactgcctccgcggattttttggcgattttttttacacgcgaaaaaaaaagttggaacgatgtttttgatcgcaaaaattacagatttgatcaaattaagttctgcaaagttctagaatcatctagacatcccaacaaatcactggaaagaagaattatcttgattggttgagttgtgcccgagaaccattgagttgaagttaccgttcaaaattttttggagccttgggcgttggaatgttaatttgAGATTTTATAATGTACCGGCCGTGCAGAGCCTCATGTCTTCATCGTAACCATCTGAACAATCTGGAGCACCGTCGCAGAGGTATTGAATAGAgatgcaatttccgtccccagGACATTTGAACGGCT harbors:
- the LOC120419423 gene encoding IDLSRF-like peptide isoform X4 — translated: MQVLQKACHPYEPFKCPGDGNCISIQYLCDGAPDCSDGYDEDMRLCTAAKRPPVEETASFLQSLLASHGPNYLEKLFGSKARDALAPLGGVEKVAIALSESQTIEDFGAALHLMRSDLEHLRSVFMAVENGDLGMLKSIGIKDSELGDVKFFLEKLVNTGFLD
- the LOC120419423 gene encoding IDLSRF-like peptide isoform X3, which encodes MCNADSPCTSVIRFRFGIKFNNNSRKSGPTHVRKACHPYEPFKCPGDGNCISIQYLCDGAPDCSDGYDEDMRLCTAAKRPPVEETASFLQSLLASHGPNYLEKLFGSKARDALAPLGGVEKVAIALSESQTIEDFGAALHLMRSDLEHLRSVFMAVENGDLGMLKSIGIKDSELGDVKFFLEKLVNTGFLD
- the LOC120419423 gene encoding IDLSRF-like peptide isoform X2; its protein translation is MMSKAHWFVLCNVLFASIPTAVLGIDLSRLYGHLPQVSKRSEACHPYEPFKCPGDGNCISIQYLCDGAPDCSDGYDEDMRLCTAAKRPPVEETASFLQSLLASHGPNYLEKLFGSKARDALAPLGGVEKVAIALSESQTIEDFGAALHLMRSDLEHLRSVFMAVENGDLGMLKSIGIKDSELGDVKFFLEKLVNTGFLD
- the LOC120419423 gene encoding IDLSRF-like peptide isoform X1; amino-acid sequence: MCNADSPCTSVIRFRFGIKFNNNSRKSGPTHVRSTLPEVLSDEACHPYEPFKCPGDGNCISIQYLCDGAPDCSDGYDEDMRLCTAAKRPPVEETASFLQSLLASHGPNYLEKLFGSKARDALAPLGGVEKVAIALSESQTIEDFGAALHLMRSDLEHLRSVFMAVENGDLGMLKSIGIKDSELGDVKFFLEKLVNTGFLD